The proteins below are encoded in one region of Campylobacter helveticus:
- a CDS encoding heavy metal transport/detoxification protein: MKFKMANVNCINCVNLIKNSLESTFGTIDIDLENKILSANLQEKDKANFEKELNELGFEIIEQL, translated from the coding sequence ATGAAATTTAAAATGGCTAATGTTAATTGCATAAACTGCGTAAATCTTATTAAAAATTCACTAGAAAGCACCTTTGGCACTATTGACATTGACCTTGAAAATAAAATTTTAAGTGCCAATTTACAAGAGAAAGATAAAGCAAATTTTGAAAAAGAATTAAATGAGCTTGGTTTTGAAATCATAGAGCAGCTTTAA
- a CDS encoding RBBP9/YdeN family alpha/beta hydrolase encodes MKKILLILALFAILLNAKGVYILHGFNCDSNYAWIPSVRQELNDLGYEVKALDLPNASKPELKKWLETMDKELVLDEKTYFITHSLGGVSLLHFLSEKGVKIGGVILVSPFDEPLEILPILDNFTHQKPHYESLKTLIKHRVVISAKDDKIVPTFLSQKLAKSLNAKLILVEKGGHFMDTDGFKDLPLVVEELKKMKED; translated from the coding sequence ATGAAAAAAATTTTGTTGATTTTGGCGTTATTTGCCATTTTGCTTAATGCTAAGGGCGTTTATATTTTACACGGCTTTAATTGTGACTCAAATTATGCTTGGATACCAAGCGTAAGGCAAGAGCTTAATGATTTAGGCTATGAAGTTAAGGCGCTTGATTTGCCAAATGCAAGTAAGCCTGAGTTGAAAAAATGGCTTGAAACTATGGATAAGGAGCTTGTTTTAGACGAAAAGACCTATTTTATCACGCATTCTTTAGGCGGTGTGAGTTTGCTACATTTTTTAAGCGAAAAAGGTGTAAAAATAGGCGGTGTGATTTTGGTTTCTCCTTTTGATGAGCCTTTGGAAATTTTGCCTATTTTGGATAATTTTACGCATCAAAAGCCTCATTATGAAAGCTTAAAAACCTTAATAAAACATAGAGTCGTTATCAGTGCAAAAGATGATAAAATCGTCCCAACTTTCCTTAGTCAAAAGCTCGCCAAGTCTTTAAATGCTAAGTTAATCTTAGTAGAAAAAGGTGGGCATTTTATGGATACGGACGGCTTTAAGGACTTGCCTTTGGTGGTGGAGGAATTAAAGAAGATGAAGGAGGATTAG
- a CDS encoding cation diffusion facilitator family transporter, which yields MYDYLSHQPLLKACKHSHEHAHNHEHSHADVRVMDKKILSISLMMTASMMLVQFIYALLSNSLALLSDTLHMFSDVFALTLSLLALIAVQKWQNEQKTFGYFRLEVLVAFINALSIILSAIFIIYESIYKLFYPEEIDAKTMIIVAFLGLLVNAFNAFLMFKNTNLDNLNMKSAFYHMMSDLLGSCVVVVGGIVVYFSKIVYIDSLLALILALLLLRWAVILLKQSTNILLESSPVDINEVKAMLLQDERVDEVFDLHITQITNKMLVATMHIKTPLKSLDEFELLSKDLAKNLLEKFHIGHSTIQALRSKNEI from the coding sequence ATGTATGATTATCTCTCACATCAGCCCCTGCTAAAAGCTTGTAAGCACTCACACGAACACGCCCACAATCACGAGCATTCTCACGCTGATGTAAGAGTTATGGATAAAAAAATTTTAAGCATTTCTTTGATGATGACAGCCTCAATGATGCTTGTGCAATTTATCTACGCCCTACTTTCAAATTCCTTAGCGCTTTTAAGCGATACCTTACATATGTTTTCTGATGTATTTGCCCTAACTTTAAGCCTTTTAGCCTTAATAGCCGTGCAAAAATGGCAAAACGAGCAAAAAACATTTGGCTATTTTCGTCTTGAAGTTTTAGTCGCTTTTATCAACGCTTTAAGCATTATTTTATCGGCTATTTTTATTATTTATGAAAGTATTTATAAGCTTTTTTATCCCGAAGAAATTGATGCTAAGACTATGATTATCGTGGCTTTTTTAGGACTTTTAGTCAATGCTTTCAATGCTTTTTTGATGTTTAAAAACACAAATTTAGATAATCTTAATATGAAATCCGCCTTTTACCATATGATGAGCGATTTGCTTGGCTCTTGCGTGGTCGTCGTGGGTGGAATTGTGGTGTATTTTAGTAAGATTGTTTATATTGATAGTCTTTTAGCGCTTATTTTGGCACTTTTGCTTTTGCGTTGGGCTGTGATTTTACTAAAGCAAAGCACAAATATTTTGCTTGAAAGCTCACCTGTTGATATTAATGAAGTCAAGGCTATGCTTTTGCAAGATGAAAGAGTTGATGAAGTGTTTGACTTGCATATCACGCAAATCACCAACAAAATGCTCGTTGCCACAATGCACATCAAAACTCCACTTAAAAGCCTTGATGAATTTGAGCTTTTATCTAAAGATTTAGCAAAAAATTTGCTTGAAAAATTTCATATCGGGCATTCTACCATACAGGCTTTAAGGAGTAAAAATGAAATTTAA